The bacterium genome includes a region encoding these proteins:
- a CDS encoding ABC transporter permease: protein MKGRAADRVLAVLSPIALLALWEGLSRAGVLDARYVPAPSTVLGTVAAMTRTGELPYNVAVSVQRIVLGFLLGAVPAVAVGLSMGLSRSVRAALMPLVSAIYPIPKIAVYPLIIFYLGIGEASKLSIVALSIFFLVLLNTMAGVLGLDEAYMRIARAYGARGSAVFATVALPGALPSIFTGLKLGMGFALIVIVGAELLGSDAGIGHLIWRAYQIFAIDVMFAGLLVTAALGWIATAALDWLERRVLPWRA, encoded by the coding sequence CTGGGAAGGCCTGAGCCGCGCCGGCGTGCTCGACGCCCGCTACGTCCCGGCGCCGAGCACGGTGCTGGGAACGGTCGCCGCCATGACGCGGACCGGCGAACTGCCCTACAACGTGGCCGTGAGCGTGCAGCGCATCGTGCTCGGCTTCCTCCTCGGCGCCGTGCCGGCGGTCGCCGTCGGCCTGTCGATGGGCCTGAGCCGGTCCGTGCGCGCCGCCCTCATGCCGCTCGTCTCGGCCATCTATCCGATCCCCAAGATCGCCGTCTACCCGCTGATCATTTTCTATCTCGGCATCGGCGAGGCGTCGAAGCTCAGCATCGTCGCGCTCAGCATCTTCTTCCTCGTGCTGCTCAACACCATGGCCGGCGTCCTCGGTCTCGACGAGGCCTACATGCGCATCGCGCGCGCGTACGGCGCGCGCGGATCCGCGGTGTTTGCGACCGTGGCGCTCCCGGGGGCGCTGCCGTCGATCTTCACGGGGCTCAAGCTCGGCATGGGGTTCGCGTTGATCGTGATCGTCGGCGCCGAGCTGCTCGGCTCGGACGCCGGCATCGGCCACCTGATTTGGCGCGCGTACCAGATCTTCGCGATCGACGTGATGTTTGCCGGGCTGCTCGTGACCGCGGCGCTCGGCTGGATCGCCACCGCCGCGCTCGATTGGCTGGAGCGGCGGGTGCTGCCCTGGCGGGCGTGA
- the menA gene encoding 1,4-dihydroxy-2-naphthoate octaprenyltransferase has protein sequence MSSTPAVVSPTPGRLALWWRATRPYSLTASVTPVVAGTAAAARDGHFDPLIFLAALGGAVAIQAGTNMVNDYYDFARGVDNGASVGPGGLIQHGLLAPGAVLAGGLALFAAGSALGLCLVAVAGWPVLVAGILSVLAGYAYTGGPLPLGYIGLGDLVVFIFMGPVIVLGAYFVQVRALGAGAWWVSLPMAALVTAVLVVNNLRDLDADGRSGKRTFATLIGERATRAEYIALVGTAYAAIAAAVVFRGLPPLALAGLLTAPAAAALCRRVGRDTDPVVLTEALRGTAKLHQRTGLLVAAALLLAGPR, from the coding sequence ATGTCTTCCACGCCGGCCGTCGTGTCACCGACGCCGGGGCGCCTCGCGCTGTGGTGGCGCGCGACGCGGCCCTACTCGCTGACCGCCTCGGTCACGCCGGTGGTTGCGGGGACCGCCGCGGCCGCGCGGGACGGGCACTTCGATCCATTGATCTTCCTCGCCGCGCTCGGCGGGGCCGTCGCCATCCAGGCCGGCACCAACATGGTCAACGACTACTACGACTTCGCGCGCGGCGTCGACAACGGCGCGTCGGTCGGCCCGGGCGGTCTCATCCAGCACGGTCTGCTGGCCCCCGGCGCGGTGCTCGCCGGCGGCCTGGCGCTGTTCGCGGCCGGCAGCGCGCTCGGCCTTTGCCTCGTCGCCGTCGCCGGATGGCCGGTGCTCGTGGCCGGGATCCTGAGCGTGCTCGCCGGCTACGCGTATACCGGCGGCCCGCTGCCCCTAGGCTACATCGGACTCGGGGACCTGGTCGTCTTCATCTTCATGGGCCCCGTGATCGTGTTGGGGGCATATTTCGTGCAGGTCCGCGCCCTCGGCGCCGGCGCCTGGTGGGTCTCGCTGCCGATGGCCGCGCTCGTGACGGCGGTGCTGGTCGTCAACAACCTGCGCGACCTGGACGCCGACGGCCGGAGCGGGAAGCGCACGTTCGCCACCCTGATCGGCGAACGCGCGACGCGTGCGGAGTACATCGCGCTCGTGGGGACGGCCTACGCCGCGATTGCCGCGGCGGTGGTTTTTCGGGGGCTGCCGCCGCTCGCGCTGGCCGGTCTCCTCACGGCGCCGGCGGCCGCGGCGCTTTGCCGGCGCGTCGGCCGCGACACCGATCCGGTCGTGCTGACCGAGGCGCTCCGCGGCACAGCCAAGCTGCACCAGCGCACGGGGTTGTTGGTCGCCGCCGCGCTGCTGCTGGCGGGACCGCGCTGA